One Tolypothrix bouteillei VB521301 DNA window includes the following coding sequences:
- a CDS encoding phospholipid carrier-dependent glycosyltransferase produces MKNYNHQGKKFNSLLILGIIWFLGAVCDRIWFALDRSIPAWDQADYLTGTLNYWQALQNPQWWNLDWWQGLWLLSSKIPPLTYILAAGVQNMFGTGPDEAALVMLLFSGVLLASVYGLGKVLFDESVGLWAAFLCQVLPALYQLRLDFLLDYPLAAVVTLSFFCLSVWRSFGTVETVRAQRKKRVVEWLWVLAFGLSFGLALLVKQTALIFLFIPIVWLGVGSLRDRRWGRLAQLVGGLCLSVLVFGPWYRTNWLIVLTSGKRATIDSAIAEGEAPLNTLQAWIYYWQQLPNQVSLPLLLVPVGALLFYWGWSRFKKGIGGQGDKVKSSLKWLAVFLVGSYLLSSLNINKDSRYALPYLPALTVFLAYGLTRLSHLWGKRIRWGTAALAILLMLCNLFPIAGVIGGWMTQALSPNQYYPYMAEEFPHKQAIAHIVQTEPYLRSTLGVLPSTAAINQHNFNYYGALQNFQVYGRQVGTRKKFVDRDVRSLEWFLTKTGDQGSVGETQASIARAVEQSKDFQLSKSWNLPDGSPLKLFHKKTPAVEVKQIGVTGVSSDRLTLSQVAVPQKAPPGIPVPVTYEWSGSWEQLQNGLLLLTWKTNSPVSSPKSPSSWIHDRAIGMGALRSGTKKPEGTFRAIERMAMLPPANVAPGIYSLEAIYLNRLSGESYPIPVPKVTLQIDPKAPATPAPELDLVTQLRILGTNLPKGPKALSQVFDEVGRINQYDPIQDYLVQARLTLEYRLQQIPSNIEWTYALALANVLQRRVDGAIAALQQVTRLDSENPYSHAYLAFVQLYNWQPAAAQKSLEPSLAKNPNVLEIKALSGAAALMQGNLIKAWQILKEING; encoded by the coding sequence ATGAAAAATTACAACCACCAGGGAAAGAAATTTAACAGCCTACTGATACTTGGTATTATTTGGTTTTTGGGGGCTGTGTGCGATCGCATTTGGTTTGCTTTGGATCGCTCTATTCCTGCGTGGGATCAAGCAGATTACCTAACAGGTACATTAAACTATTGGCAAGCGCTGCAGAATCCGCAGTGGTGGAACTTGGATTGGTGGCAGGGTCTGTGGTTGTTGTCTTCTAAAATACCGCCTTTGACGTATATACTGGCAGCTGGTGTTCAAAACATGTTTGGCACTGGACCGGATGAGGCGGCTCTGGTCATGCTTTTATTTAGCGGGGTTTTACTGGCATCGGTTTATGGTTTGGGTAAAGTATTGTTTGATGAGTCTGTAGGTTTGTGGGCGGCTTTTTTGTGTCAAGTTTTACCTGCTCTTTATCAACTGCGTCTGGATTTTCTACTGGATTATCCTTTAGCGGCTGTTGTGACTTTGAGTTTCTTTTGCTTGAGTGTTTGGCGCAGTTTTGGAACTGTAGAGACGGTAAGGGCGCAGAGGAAGAAGAGGGTTGTTGAATGGTTGTGGGTGTTGGCTTTTGGTTTGTCGTTTGGGTTGGCGTTGTTGGTTAAGCAAACGGCGTTGATATTTCTTTTCATTCCCATAGTATGGCTTGGAGTGGGATCTTTACGCGATCGCCGTTGGGGTCGTTTGGCTCAACTGGTAGGTGGCTTGTGTCTGTCGGTGTTGGTTTTTGGTCCTTGGTATCGTACAAATTGGCTGATTGTTCTGACTTCTGGAAAACGAGCGACTATAGATTCTGCGATCGCTGAAGGTGAAGCACCTCTCAATACATTACAAGCATGGATTTATTACTGGCAACAATTACCGAATCAAGTTTCTCTTCCGTTGTTGTTGGTACCTGTTGGTGCTCTACTGTTTTATTGGGGTTGGTCAAGGTTTAAAAAGGGGATAGGGGGACAGGGAGACAAGGTAAAATCTTCACTTAAATGGTTGGCGGTATTTCTGGTAGGTTCATATTTATTGTCGTCTTTGAATATTAATAAAGATAGTCGCTATGCGTTACCGTATTTACCAGCATTAACCGTATTTTTAGCATATGGTTTGACACGGTTGTCTCATCTTTGGGGAAAGCGGATTCGATGGGGTACGGCTGCTTTGGCTATCTTGCTTATGTTGTGTAACTTGTTTCCTATTGCGGGTGTTATCGGTGGTTGGATGACACAAGCTTTAAGTCCCAATCAGTATTATCCTTACATGGCAGAGGAGTTTCCGCACAAGCAAGCGATCGCTCATATTGTGCAAACAGAACCGTATTTACGTTCTACTTTAGGAGTTTTGCCATCAACAGCAGCAATTAATCAACACAATTTCAATTACTATGGGGCGCTACAAAATTTTCAAGTTTACGGACGTCAAGTGGGGACGAGAAAAAAATTTGTAGATAGGGATGTGCGATCGCTAGAATGGTTTCTTACCAAAACGGGCGACCAGGGATCGGTTGGAGAAACTCAAGCCAGTATTGCACGAGCTGTAGAGCAAAGCAAAGATTTTCAACTTAGCAAATCTTGGAATTTACCTGATGGTAGCCCGCTCAAGCTTTTCCATAAAAAAACACCAGCAGTAGAAGTAAAACAAATTGGTGTGACTGGTGTCTCGAGCGATCGCCTAACTTTATCTCAAGTCGCAGTCCCACAAAAAGCTCCACCAGGAATTCCAGTCCCAGTAACTTATGAATGGTCTGGTTCCTGGGAGCAACTACAAAATGGCTTACTCCTGCTAACTTGGAAAACCAACTCCCCAGTCTCCAGCCCCAAGTCCCCATCTTCGTGGATACACGATCGCGCTATAGGAATGGGGGCTTTGCGTTCTGGTACCAAAAAACCAGAGGGTACATTCAGGGCGATCGAAAGAATGGCAATGCTTCCTCCTGCTAATGTAGCACCGGGGATTTACTCATTAGAGGCGATTTATCTCAACAGGCTTTCGGGAGAAAGTTATCCAATTCCAGTACCAAAAGTTACATTACAAATCGACCCTAAAGCCCCTGCTACACCTGCGCCAGAGTTGGATTTGGTCACTCAATTAAGAATTTTAGGTACAAATTTACCTAAAGGACCGAAAGCATTAAGTCAAGTCTTTGATGAAGTAGGACGTATTAATCAGTACGATCCAATTCAGGATTATTTGGTACAAGCACGATTAACTTTAGAATACCGCTTGCAACAAATTCCTTCAAATATAGAATGGACATATGCTTTGGCTTTAGCAAATGTCTTACAGCGACGGGTAGATGGAGCTATTGCTGCTTTACAACAAGTGACTCGACTAGATTCAGAAAACCCTTACTCCCACGCTTACCTGGCATTTGTTCAACTGTATAATTGGCAACCTGCTGCTGCACAAAAATCCCTTGAACCCAGTTTAGCGAAAAACCCAAACGTACTTGAAATAAAAGCTCTTTCTGGCGCGGCTGCTTTAATGCAAGGTAATTTAATTAAGGCATGGCAAATTTTGAAAGAGATTAATGGTTAG
- a CDS encoding M4 family metallopeptidase, whose amino-acid sequence MNVRCSICCIVPPYILENLAVNGNTQQREWAFRTLNVSAQFRGRRNTVGAVNFAVSPGQKRRSVFDAKSNENLPGQLVRSEGDPPSQDPAVNEAYDGAGATYDLYYQVYERNSIDDKGLRLDSTVHYGVNYDNAFWNGDQMVYGDGDGEIFQRFTKAIDVIAHELTHGVTQYEANLRYYGESGALNESFSDVFGILVKQRVKNQTAEQSNWLIGEGLLTSNVKGVGIRSMKAPGTAYDDPVLGKDPQPGSVDDIYTGSDDNGGVHINSGIPNRAFYLAATEIGGYAWEKAGKIWYVTLRDRLRSGANFKRGANATVQVAGELYGQGSREQKAVQNAWQTVGVL is encoded by the coding sequence ATGAACGTTAGATGTTCCATATGCTGTATTGTTCCACCTTATATACTGGAAAACCTAGCAGTCAATGGCAATACCCAACAGCGTGAATGGGCTTTTCGCACATTAAATGTTTCGGCGCAATTTCGCGGGCGGCGAAATACCGTAGGTGCTGTCAATTTTGCCGTCTCTCCAGGTCAAAAGCGCCGAAGTGTCTTTGATGCTAAAAGCAATGAAAATCTCCCCGGTCAACTTGTACGTTCTGAGGGCGATCCTCCCAGCCAAGACCCAGCAGTTAATGAAGCTTATGATGGGGCGGGCGCAACCTATGACTTATATTACCAAGTGTATGAGCGAAATTCTATTGATGATAAAGGATTGCGTTTGGACTCTACCGTACATTATGGTGTAAATTACGATAACGCTTTTTGGAACGGTGACCAGATGGTCTACGGTGATGGCGATGGAGAAATTTTTCAGCGCTTTACCAAAGCTATTGATGTGATTGCACACGAGCTGACTCATGGTGTCACTCAGTATGAAGCCAACCTAAGATACTACGGAGAATCGGGAGCGCTTAACGAATCCTTTTCCGATGTTTTTGGTATTTTAGTGAAACAACGAGTTAAAAATCAGACCGCCGAACAGTCCAATTGGCTGATTGGGGAAGGTTTATTGACCTCAAATGTCAAAGGTGTAGGTATTCGTTCGATGAAAGCTCCAGGAACCGCCTATGACGATCCCGTACTGGGAAAAGATCCACAACCAGGGTCAGTTGATGATATCTATACTGGTAGCGATGATAATGGAGGAGTTCATATTAACTCGGGAATTCCCAACCGTGCTTTTTATCTAGCAGCAACAGAAATTGGTGGTTATGCTTGGGAGAAAGCGGGTAAAATATGGTATGTAACTTTACGCGATCGCTTGCGTTCTGGCGCGAATTTTAAACGAGGGGCAAATGCAACCGTTCAAGTCGCAGGAGAACTCTACGGTCAAGGAAGTCGAGAGCAAAAAGCGGTGCAAAATGCTTGGCAAACGGTAGGAGTTTTGTAA
- a CDS encoding PAS domain S-box protein — translation MSTPDFFMNRAIVSQRLQPIVLCASEQQPRESLKNNQPQVKTSQSKQIDVPIAKESLQQKDTPSSQDREARFKYLSDASSEGIIIHRDGIIIDVNSVLVNLSGYEVSELIGKSAFALFTPDSQELVKKNILSGYGKPYEGAVVKKDSVTFPVEIQGKNIPYQGQQIQVVAIRDITTQKQAEDVWREREKRLRGQSQTLVKLARNRTFGQGNFKATIEEITEAAARALEVIRVSVWLYDRDGSKLECIDLYNSMTMCHTFGMSLIKANYPAYFQALEEQNFIASDDALEDKRTQELSECYLSVLGITSLLDVSICLGGRPIGVVRHEHIGSSRQWTSDEENFASAIADFVALAVEVSERNAAREALQQSEAWFRAIVENSSMGIALVEMHGKIADINPALCRMLGYPQQELCGRNFTDYIFNNTDDLELYQELRSGVRERLDMERRILHRDGRLMWAHLRISLIPDTNGEPKFYLVMIEDITERKETELKLLESKDAAEAGSKAKSEFLATMSHELRTPLNAIMGLSQLLQQKIVGSLNDKQKEYINCIYSSGEHLLELINDILDLSKVEAGKEELFLSPIHINDICNYVISTVSERAIEKGLLLTVEIDEEASFCVADERRMKQMLLNLISNAIKFTEKGKVTLEVKKLPQGIAFTVIDTGIGIDSSQFQFLFEPFKQLDSRLSRQYEGTGLGLALTRKLARLHGGDVTVESTLGQGSRFTLFLPNEQHQDVESNPFASSPVTPSSLLSKKKRILLVEHEEHTAILLQDYLQTIGYQVERVNHGNGFLELVRTQHPDLILLDVELGDVSGWDLLVQMRQQPDLQNLPVVMMTPLVVVFDRERVKQVGANDCLSKPIGIVQLESVLLRYLT, via the coding sequence ATGAGCACACCGGACTTTTTCATGAATAGAGCGATCGTCTCTCAACGGTTGCAGCCAATCGTACTATGTGCAAGCGAACAACAGCCGCGTGAATCTTTAAAGAACAATCAACCTCAGGTAAAGACTTCTCAAAGCAAGCAAATTGATGTGCCAATAGCTAAGGAAAGCCTTCAGCAGAAGGACACACCATCTTCGCAAGATAGAGAAGCACGATTTAAATATCTGTCTGACGCTAGTTCTGAAGGGATTATCATACACAGAGATGGTATTATCATTGATGTCAACAGTGTTTTAGTAAACCTGAGTGGCTATGAAGTCTCTGAATTGATTGGCAAAAGTGCTTTTGCTCTGTTTACCCCTGATTCACAGGAATTAGTAAAAAAAAATATTCTTTCTGGATACGGAAAACCCTATGAAGGAGCTGTAGTTAAGAAAGATAGTGTCACTTTTCCGGTTGAAATACAAGGTAAGAACATTCCTTACCAAGGACAGCAAATACAGGTGGTCGCGATTCGAGATATCACAACCCAAAAGCAAGCAGAAGATGTTTGGCGAGAAAGAGAAAAACGTCTGCGCGGACAAAGCCAAACTTTGGTAAAACTTGCGCGAAATCGTACTTTTGGGCAAGGAAATTTCAAAGCGACCATAGAAGAAATCACAGAAGCCGCCGCCAGAGCTTTAGAGGTGATACGCGTTAGTGTGTGGTTGTACGATCGAGATGGTTCCAAACTAGAGTGTATAGATTTATACAATTCCATGACAATGTGTCATACCTTTGGTATGTCACTTATAAAAGCGAATTATCCTGCCTATTTCCAAGCTTTAGAAGAACAGAATTTTATAGCATCTGATGATGCCCTAGAAGATAAGAGAACTCAAGAATTATCGGAATGTTATCTTTCCGTGTTGGGTATTACATCTCTATTAGACGTATCAATTTGCTTGGGAGGTCGTCCTATTGGCGTTGTCCGTCACGAACATATAGGAAGTAGCCGTCAGTGGACATCGGACGAAGAGAATTTTGCAAGTGCGATCGCAGATTTTGTAGCCCTAGCAGTAGAAGTGAGCGAGCGCAATGCTGCACGTGAAGCTTTACAGCAGAGCGAAGCATGGTTCAGAGCCATTGTAGAAAATTCTTCTATGGGGATTGCACTGGTTGAGATGCACGGAAAAATAGCGGATATCAATCCGGCGTTGTGTCGAATGTTGGGATATCCTCAACAAGAGCTATGCGGTAGAAACTTCACAGATTATATTTTCAATAATACAGATGATTTGGAACTTTATCAAGAATTGCGATCGGGAGTGCGGGAACGCTTGGATATGGAAAGGCGTATTCTGCATAGAGATGGGCGCTTGATGTGGGCGCATTTAAGAATATCTTTGATTCCCGATACAAATGGAGAGCCCAAATTTTACTTAGTTATGATAGAGGATATTACCGAGCGCAAAGAAACAGAATTGAAACTCCTTGAAAGTAAAGATGCAGCAGAAGCAGGGAGTAAAGCAAAAAGTGAGTTTTTGGCAACAATGAGTCACGAATTGCGAACACCTTTAAACGCAATTATGGGATTGTCTCAGTTACTGCAACAGAAAATTGTTGGTTCTTTAAATGACAAGCAAAAAGAATATATTAACTGTATTTATAGTAGTGGAGAACATCTTCTAGAACTAATAAATGATATTCTAGATCTATCTAAAGTAGAAGCAGGTAAAGAAGAACTTTTTCTATCACCCATACATATAAATGATATTTGTAATTATGTCATATCAACAGTCAGCGAGCGTGCTATAGAAAAGGGACTGCTCCTAACAGTAGAAATTGATGAAGAAGCTAGCTTTTGTGTAGCAGATGAGCGTCGAATGAAACAAATGTTACTGAATCTTATATCAAATGCTATCAAATTTACAGAGAAAGGTAAGGTAACGCTAGAAGTCAAAAAATTACCACAAGGTATTGCATTTACTGTGATAGATACGGGTATTGGTATCGACTCCAGTCAGTTTCAATTTTTATTTGAACCTTTTAAACAACTTGATAGTCGCCTCAGCCGTCAATACGAAGGGACTGGTTTGGGTTTAGCACTAACACGCAAGTTAGCGCGGTTGCATGGTGGAGATGTAACTGTAGAATCAACCTTGGGACAGGGAAGCCGTTTTACCTTATTTTTGCCCAATGAACAACATCAGGATGTAGAGAGTAATCCTTTCGCCTCTTCCCCTGTTACCCCATCCTCCCTCCTATCCAAGAAAAAACGTATTTTGCTTGTGGAGCATGAAGAACATACCGCCATATTGCTGCAAGATTATCTTCAGACAATAGGTTACCAGGTTGAGCGAGTGAACCACGGTAATGGATTTTTAGAATTAGTGAGAACCCAACATCCCGATTTAATTTTGTTAGATGTGGAGTTGGGAGATGTTAGCGGGTGGGATTTGCTGGTACAGATGAGACAACAACCCGATTTACAAAATTTGCCCGTTGTGATGATGACACCATTAGTTGTAGTTTTCGATCGCGAACGAGTCAAACAAGTCGGTGCTAACGACTGTCTGAGCAAACCCATTGGTATTGTGCAACTAGAATCAGTGCTTCTAAGGTATTTGACTTAG
- a CDS encoding cobalamin-binding protein: protein MADDGVRIVSLIPGGTEILAVLGLTDAIVGRSHECDFPPEIKDRPACTQARINTNASSNEIHDKVNNLLQSALSIYQIKIDLLEKLQPTHIVTQDQCDVCAVSLKDVEEAVATLTNVAPKIVSLQPNVLQDVWADIERVGKIFGVDSRPILENLEARVKIVEQRTQGLSQTEHLPTVACIEWIDPLMVAANWIPELVTLAGGQPLFSVTGQPSPHLTWDTLIASNPDIIIFMPCGFDLSRTRQEAQLISNHPQWQQLHAVQSGRAYITDGNAYFNRPGPRLVDSLEILADILHPEIFQYGYKGQGWEVL, encoded by the coding sequence ATGGCGGATGATGGCGTAAGAATTGTCTCCTTAATTCCTGGAGGGACGGAAATCTTGGCAGTCCTGGGGTTAACTGATGCAATTGTGGGTCGCTCTCATGAATGTGACTTTCCCCCAGAAATTAAAGATCGCCCTGCTTGTACGCAAGCGCGTATAAACACCAATGCCTCTAGTAATGAAATTCATGATAAAGTCAATAATTTGTTACAATCTGCCCTTAGTATTTATCAAATTAAAATAGATCTTTTAGAAAAGTTACAACCTACTCACATTGTGACACAAGACCAATGTGATGTCTGTGCTGTTAGCCTAAAAGATGTAGAAGAAGCAGTTGCGACTCTTACCAATGTTGCGCCCAAGATCGTTTCTTTACAACCAAATGTTCTTCAAGATGTTTGGGCAGACATTGAAAGAGTGGGTAAAATTTTTGGGGTAGACTCCCGACCGATACTAGAAAATTTGGAAGCTCGGGTAAAGATAGTAGAACAAAGAACACAAGGTTTGTCCCAAACAGAACATCTGCCCACAGTGGCTTGTATTGAGTGGATTGACCCTTTAATGGTGGCTGCTAATTGGATTCCTGAGTTGGTGACTCTAGCGGGAGGTCAACCTCTTTTCAGCGTTACAGGTCAACCTTCCCCTCATTTAACCTGGGATACGCTAATTGCCAGCAATCCGGATATCATTATTTTCATGCCTTGCGGCTTTGATTTAAGTCGAACCCGTCAGGAAGCCCAGTTGATAAGCAACCACCCACAATGGCAACAACTCCATGCTGTTCAAAGTGGCAGAGCCTATATTACTGATGGAAACGCCTACTTTAATCGTCCGGGACCGCGATTGGTAGATTCATTAGAAATCTTGGCTGACATTTTGCACCCAGAAATTTTCCAATATGGCTATAAAGGACAAGGTTGGGAAGTTTTATAA
- a CDS encoding protealysin inhibitor emfourin, producing MRVSCERMGGFAGITKKKTVDTANLSQEKAKQLPQLVEAANFFNLPAHITASPTQPDRFQYKLTVEDNGKEHTVTVSETALPTTLRPLIEWMDEL from the coding sequence ATGCGAGTCTCGTGCGAACGAATGGGCGGTTTTGCTGGAATAACGAAGAAAAAAACTGTTGATACAGCCAACCTCTCTCAAGAGAAAGCAAAACAACTACCTCAATTAGTAGAAGCAGCCAATTTTTTCAATTTACCAGCACATATAACAGCCTCCCCCACTCAACCTGACCGCTTTCAATATAAATTGACAGTAGAAGATAACGGAAAAGAACATACTGTCACTGTTAGTGAAACTGCCTTACCCACTACGCTAAGACCGCTAATTGAATGGATGGATGAATTATGA